In Ruminococcus sp. HUN007, a genomic segment contains:
- a CDS encoding C-GCAxxG-C-C family protein, translating into MDLKERAEKAVELKATGYTCAQAVSIALADQTNLAEEQLRQIAAGFGAGMGNLEATCGALVGAVMIAGMKTKGKGTIKPARMIQETFRERCGAIKCRDLKTITYGKPLCSCEECVRNAVLVYGEILGLK; encoded by the coding sequence ATGGATTTAAAAGAAAGAGCAGAAAAAGCAGTTGAACTTAAAGCAACAGGATACACCTGCGCACAGGCAGTTTCAATAGCACTTGCTGATCAGACGAATCTTGCAGAAGAACAGTTAAGACAGATCGCAGCTGGCTTCGGTGCCGGTATGGGAAATCTCGAAGCTACATGCGGAGCACTTGTAGGTGCAGTTATGATAGCAGGTATGAAAACAAAAGGTAAAGGAACGATAAAGCCGGCACGTATGATACAGGAAACTTTCAGAGAAAGATGCGGAGCAATAAAGTGCAGGGATCTGAAGACGATCACTTACGGAAAACCGCTTTGTTCATGTGAGGAATGTGTCAGAAACGCTGTACTTGTATATGGCGAGATACTTGGATTGAAATAA